One segment of Cohaesibacter intestini DNA contains the following:
- the soxB gene encoding thiosulfohydrolase SoxB, whose product MISRRDFLQVGMAAASLYGLSSFGGWSRVAAQQALTQDQLLEFDTFGNVSLIHVTDIHAQLKPIYFREPEINLGVGSNRGQVPHLTGADFRKVYGVADGTPAQYALTYEDFVSLGKGYGKVGGLDRMATVINAIRADRPEALLLDGGDTWHGSYTCYHTQGQDMVDVMNALKPDAMTFHWEFTLGSDRVNEIVEGLPFAALAQNIFDAEWDEPAELFKPYKFFERGGVKVVVIGQAFPYMPIANPGWMFPEYSFGIRDERMQEMVDEVRAEGAELVVCLSHNGFDVDKKMASKVTGIDVILSGHTHDALPEPVQVGNTFIIASGSNGKFVSRIDLDVRDGAMKGIRHKLIPIFSDVIAPDPAITKLIDEVRAPHEEAMGEVIGQTDSLLYRRGNFNGSWDDLICAALLSEREADIAMSPGVRWGPSLLPGQDITREDIWNVTSMTYGQAYRTEMTGEFIHVILEDVADNLFNPDPYYQQGGDMVRTGGLGYAIDISKKQGERITDLTFLKTGEKIDPAKTYVVAGWASVNEGTEGPQIWDVVESHIRKQGTVSVSENTSVKVTGA is encoded by the coding sequence ATGATTTCCCGACGCGATTTTCTTCAGGTGGGAATGGCTGCTGCCTCCCTTTATGGTCTGAGCTCTTTTGGTGGCTGGTCGCGGGTCGCGGCCCAGCAGGCCCTGACGCAGGATCAATTGCTGGAATTTGACACCTTTGGCAATGTGTCGCTGATCCATGTCACGGACATTCACGCACAGCTCAAGCCGATCTATTTCCGTGAGCCGGAGATCAATTTGGGCGTCGGATCGAATCGCGGGCAGGTGCCGCATTTGACCGGTGCGGATTTTCGCAAGGTCTATGGCGTTGCCGACGGCACGCCAGCCCAGTATGCGCTGACCTATGAGGATTTTGTCTCTCTTGGCAAGGGCTATGGCAAGGTGGGTGGACTTGACCGGATGGCCACCGTGATCAATGCCATCCGTGCCGATCGCCCCGAGGCCCTGCTGCTCGATGGTGGGGATACCTGGCATGGCTCCTATACCTGCTATCACACGCAGGGGCAGGACATGGTCGATGTGATGAATGCCCTCAAGCCTGACGCCATGACCTTCCATTGGGAATTCACCCTCGGGTCCGACCGGGTCAATGAAATTGTCGAGGGACTGCCTTTTGCCGCGCTGGCGCAGAATATCTTTGATGCGGAATGGGATGAGCCGGCGGAGCTGTTCAAGCCCTACAAATTCTTTGAGCGTGGCGGGGTGAAGGTGGTCGTGATCGGTCAGGCCTTTCCTTATATGCCGATTGCCAATCCCGGCTGGATGTTCCCCGAATATAGCTTCGGCATTCGCGACGAACGGATGCAGGAAATGGTGGATGAAGTGCGGGCTGAAGGGGCGGAGCTGGTGGTCTGCCTGTCGCATAACGGCTTTGACGTCGACAAGAAGATGGCGTCCAAGGTGACCGGTATCGATGTGATCCTGTCTGGCCATACCCATGATGCGCTGCCAGAGCCAGTGCAGGTGGGCAACACCTTTATCATTGCGTCCGGGTCAAACGGCAAATTTGTCAGCCGGATTGATCTCGATGTCCGCGACGGGGCGATGAAGGGCATCCGCCACAAGCTCATTCCGATCTTCTCTGACGTGATTGCGCCGGATCCGGCCATCACCAAATTGATTGACGAAGTGCGAGCGCCGCATGAGGAGGCCATGGGCGAAGTGATTGGGCAGACGGACAGTTTGCTTTATCGCCGAGGCAACTTCAACGGCTCGTGGGATGACCTCATCTGTGCGGCCCTGTTGTCCGAGCGCGAGGCAGATATTGCCATGTCGCCCGGGGTGCGCTGGGGGCCAAGCTTGCTGCCCGGTCAAGATATTACCCGTGAAGACATCTGGAATGTCACCTCGATGACCTATGGGCAAGCCTATCGCACGGAAATGACCGGCGAATTCATCCATGTGATTTTGGAAGACGTGGCCGACAATCTGTTCAACCCGGACCCCTATTACCAGCAGGGGGGTGACATGGTGCGCACCGGCGGGCTTGGCTATGCCATTGATATTTCCAAGAAACAGGGCGAGCGGATCACTGATCTGACCTTTCTGAAAACCGGCGAAAAGATTGACCCGGCCAAGACCTATGTCGTGGCTGGTTGGGCCAGCGTCAATGAGGGCACCGAAGGTCCGCAGATCTGGGATGTCGTCGAGAGCCATATTCGCAAACAGGGCACCGTCAGTGTGTCGGAAAATACCAGCGTGAAAGTGACCGGGGCCTGA
- the soxC gene encoding sulfite dehydrogenase, with protein sequence MPVLFKGKKPSRRAFLKGAVATGGAALSGGAALAAGEKVITEVQPWMSESGAPVDAAPYGSPSPFESHVKRRTVEWLTADPISSINFTPLHELDGIITPNGLAFERHHGGAAEIEPSNHRLMINGLVDSELVFTMEDLMRFPRENHVYFLECAANSGMEWRGAQLNGCQFTHGMIHNVMYTGVPLRLLLEEAGVKTAGKWLLAEGADSAAMTRSIPMEKAMDDCLVAFKMNGEALRPEQGYPVRLVVPGWEGNMWVKWLRRLEVGDKPWHHREETSKYTDLMEDGRARRFTWEMDAKSVITNPSPQAPIKHGKGPTIITGLAWSGRGTIPQVDVTIDGGITWHKARISGPSLDKSMHRFYYEFDWDGKPLLLQSRAHDSTGYVQPTKDQLRKFRGVNSIYHNNGIQTWAVNEEGQAENVEIS encoded by the coding sequence ATGCCTGTATTGTTCAAAGGGAAAAAACCGTCCCGCCGTGCCTTTCTGAAAGGGGCAGTGGCAACGGGCGGAGCCGCGTTGAGTGGCGGAGCAGCCTTGGCTGCCGGCGAGAAAGTGATCACGGAAGTCCAGCCATGGATGTCGGAATCCGGAGCACCGGTGGATGCGGCGCCCTATGGCAGCCCGTCCCCATTCGAAAGCCATGTGAAACGCCGCACCGTGGAATGGCTGACGGCGGATCCGATTTCATCGATCAATTTCACGCCTTTGCATGAGCTTGATGGCATCATTACGCCAAACGGGTTGGCTTTCGAGCGCCATCATGGGGGAGCGGCCGAGATTGAGCCGTCCAACCATCGCTTGATGATCAATGGTCTGGTCGATAGCGAGCTGGTTTTCACAATGGAAGATCTGATGCGGTTCCCGCGTGAGAATCACGTCTATTTCCTTGAATGCGCGGCCAATTCCGGCATGGAATGGCGCGGGGCGCAGCTCAATGGTTGTCAGTTCACCCATGGCATGATCCATAATGTGATGTATACCGGCGTGCCACTGCGGCTGTTGCTGGAAGAGGCGGGGGTCAAGACGGCTGGCAAATGGCTGCTGGCAGAAGGGGCGGATTCCGCCGCCATGACCCGCTCCATTCCGATGGAAAAGGCGATGGATGATTGCCTCGTCGCCTTCAAGATGAATGGCGAGGCGTTGCGGCCTGAACAGGGCTATCCGGTTCGTTTGGTGGTGCCCGGCTGGGAAGGCAATATGTGGGTCAAGTGGCTGCGTCGTCTCGAAGTGGGCGACAAGCCCTGGCATCACCGCGAAGAAACCTCGAAATATACCGATCTTATGGAAGATGGCCGGGCGCGGCGCTTCACTTGGGAGATGGATGCCAAGTCAGTCATCACCAATCCCAGCCCGCAAGCCCCGATCAAGCATGGCAAGGGGCCAACCATCATCACCGGTCTTGCCTGGTCAGGACGGGGCACGATCCCGCAGGTTGATGTGACCATCGATGGGGGCATCACCTGGCACAAGGCGCGGATTTCCGGACCGAGCCTCGATAAGTCGATGCATCGCTTCTATTACGAATTTGACTGGGACGGAAAACCGCTTCTGCTGCAGAGCCGGGCCCATGACAGCACCGGCTATGTGCAACCCACCAAGGATCAGTTGCGCAAATTCCGGGGGGTTAATTCGATCTATCACAATAATGGCATCCAGACCTGGGCCGTCAATGAAGAGGGGCAAGCGGAAAATGTCGAAATTTCTTAA
- a CDS encoding c-type cytochrome, whose amino-acid sequence MSKFLKGLMATALLVSPLMLAPAQAEKLGLGRPATPDEVKAWDIDVRPDGKGLPVGSGSVLDGEELFIENCAACHGDFGEGVDRWPVLSGGHGSLKDARPVKTIGSYWPYASTVFDYINRAMPFGAAQTLEPDQVYAITAYLLNMNDVVDEDFVLSNENFNEVTLENEENFFMDDRANGELKEFSATPCMSNCKASVKITKRAAILDVTPEETAAAKAAEEAKKAEEAEEAAKEMKVASAEAPTEEMKAEEQPAASEASALDPELVKDGEKVFKKCKACHQVGEGAQNKVGPVLNGVVGREIAALDDFKYSKAFKAKQEEGGFVWDEANLTGYLTKPKKFIPKNKMAFAGLKKDKDIKAVIEYLKSFQE is encoded by the coding sequence ATGTCGAAATTTCTTAAAGGATTGATGGCGACCGCCTTGCTTGTCTCGCCGCTGATGTTGGCTCCGGCACAGGCGGAAAAACTCGGTCTTGGCCGCCCGGCAACCCCCGATGAGGTCAAGGCCTGGGACATTGATGTGCGACCCGACGGCAAGGGATTGCCGGTGGGCAGTGGCAGTGTGCTCGATGGAGAAGAATTGTTCATCGAGAATTGTGCGGCTTGCCACGGTGATTTTGGTGAAGGGGTGGATCGCTGGCCGGTCTTGTCCGGCGGCCATGGGTCCCTGAAAGACGCCCGACCGGTCAAGACCATCGGCTCTTACTGGCCCTATGCCTCCACCGTGTTTGATTACATCAACCGGGCGATGCCGTTTGGCGCGGCTCAGACGCTGGAACCGGATCAGGTTTATGCGATCACCGCCTATCTGTTGAACATGAATGACGTGGTGGATGAGGACTTTGTCCTCAGCAATGAGAATTTCAACGAGGTGACGCTCGAGAATGAAGAGAATTTCTTCATGGATGACCGGGCAAATGGCGAGCTGAAGGAATTTTCTGCCACGCCGTGCATGAGCAATTGCAAGGCATCGGTGAAAATCACCAAACGGGCCGCGATCCTTGACGTGACGCCGGAGGAAACCGCTGCCGCCAAAGCTGCCGAGGAAGCCAAAAAGGCTGAAGAAGCCGAAGAGGCGGCCAAAGAGATGAAAGTGGCCTCAGCCGAGGCACCAACGGAAGAGATGAAGGCGGAGGAACAACCTGCTGCTTCCGAGGCCAGCGCACTGGACCCTGAACTGGTGAAAGACGGCGAGAAGGTCTTCAAGAAATGCAAAGCCTGCCATCAGGTTGGCGAAGGGGCGCAAAACAAGGTTGGCCCTGTACTCAACGGTGTTGTCGGCCGCGAGATCGCTGCGCTTGATGATTTCAAATATTCCAAGGCCTTCAAAGCCAAGCAGGAAGAAGGTGGTTTTGTTTGGGATGAGGCCAATCTGACCGGCTACCTGACCAAACCGAAAAAGTTCATTCCGAAAAACAAGATGGCCTTTGCCGGATTGAAGAAGGACAAGGATATCAAGGCGGTGATTGAGTATCTCAAATCATTCCAGGAGTGA
- a CDS encoding c-type cytochrome: MSISRCFLLVVACAWGVVGMSGVGFAKDLSALEMTGKTVFKKCMACHAIGAGAKNRVGPHLNGLFGRRAASIEGFKYSKAIIRQGQDGMVWKAANLDAYIENPKNLVTGTRMNFAGIKDKEKRTALLAYLRIFSDNPADIPEAAPTASDRNHDLDPAILVLKGDPDYGEYLSSECTTCHQTSGADEGVPSIVAWPEEDFVIAMHAYKRKLRVHPVMQMVAGRLSNDEIAALAAYFGDLTPE, translated from the coding sequence ATGAGCATTTCGAGATGCTTTCTGCTGGTCGTTGCCTGCGCTTGGGGCGTGGTTGGTATGTCTGGAGTTGGGTTCGCCAAGGACCTTTCCGCGCTGGAGATGACTGGCAAGACGGTTTTTAAGAAATGCATGGCTTGTCATGCAATCGGGGCTGGTGCGAAAAATCGCGTCGGCCCTCACTTGAATGGGCTGTTCGGGCGGCGGGCGGCCAGCATCGAAGGCTTTAAATATTCCAAGGCGATCATTCGGCAGGGGCAGGATGGGATGGTCTGGAAGGCAGCCAATCTCGATGCCTATATTGAAAATCCGAAGAATTTGGTGACCGGCACAAGGATGAATTTTGCCGGAATCAAGGACAAGGAGAAGCGCACGGCTCTGCTTGCCTATTTGCGAATCTTCTCTGACAATCCTGCCGATATTCCCGAGGCTGCACCCACCGCATCTGATAGAAACCATGATCTGGACCCTGCCATTCTGGTGCTCAAAGGGGACCCGGACTATGGGGAATATCTGTCGAGCGAATGCACCACTTGCCATCAGACAAGCGGGGCGGATGAGGGCGTGCCGTCCATCGTGGCATGGCCTGAAGAGGATTTCGTTATTGCCATGCATGCCTACAAACGAAAATTGCGTGTGCATCCGGTGATGCAGATGGTGGCAGGGCGTTTGTCCAATGATGAGATCGCAGCTTTGGCTGCCTATTTCGGAGATTTGACACCAGAATAA
- a CDS encoding NAD(P)/FAD-dependent oxidoreductase, whose product MTLNRRAFLGTAAAAAGTLAAPAVLANGQKKGRVVVIGGGAGGATAARYLAKDSKGALDVTLVEPSRDYYTCFFSNLVIGGVKELASIRHSYGTLAAAYGVNVIHDWAIEVDRANKTVSLAGGSKLAYDKLVIAPGIDFVDGAVEGWSVAAQNKMPHAYKAGSQTELLRAQILAMPEGGTFAMVAPPNPYRCPPGPYERISMVAHLLKQVNPTAKILVADPKPKFSKMALFQEGWNTHYEGMVDWVGPDFGGDKVSVNPDSMTLTIDGEENKVDVCNVIPAMKAGRIAEIAGVTEGNWAPVNAKDMSSKIDGDVHILGDAAAQGDMPKSGFAANSQAKVAAMAIRGALTGSKVFPAKFSNTCWSLIDTDDGVKVGATYKATDEKIAKVDGFISKTGESSAVRAQNFKESEGWYAGITKDMFG is encoded by the coding sequence ATGACACTGAATAGACGTGCTTTTTTGGGCACAGCGGCCGCTGCGGCAGGAACGCTGGCGGCGCCTGCGGTTCTGGCAAATGGCCAGAAGAAGGGCCGTGTGGTGGTGATTGGCGGCGGAGCTGGCGGGGCAACGGCCGCGCGCTATCTGGCTAAGGACAGCAAGGGGGCGCTGGATGTCACGTTGGTTGAACCGTCGCGGGACTATTATACCTGTTTCTTCTCCAATCTGGTGATCGGCGGCGTGAAAGAGCTTGCCTCGATCCGTCACTCCTATGGCACGCTGGCCGCCGCCTATGGTGTCAATGTCATCCATGACTGGGCCATTGAAGTGGATCGCGCCAATAAGACAGTCAGTCTGGCGGGGGGCTCAAAACTTGCCTATGACAAGCTGGTGATTGCACCGGGGATCGATTTTGTGGACGGGGCTGTCGAGGGCTGGAGCGTGGCAGCCCAGAACAAAATGCCCCATGCCTATAAGGCCGGGTCGCAGACCGAACTGTTGCGGGCGCAAATTCTGGCGATGCCTGAAGGCGGGACCTTTGCCATGGTCGCCCCACCCAATCCCTATCGCTGCCCTCCCGGACCCTATGAACGGATTTCGATGGTCGCCCATCTGCTCAAACAGGTGAATCCGACGGCGAAAATTCTGGTGGCCGATCCGAAGCCGAAATTCTCCAAGATGGCCCTGTTTCAGGAAGGCTGGAACACTCATTATGAGGGGATGGTCGACTGGGTCGGGCCGGACTTTGGCGGCGACAAGGTTTCGGTCAATCCCGATAGCATGACGCTGACCATTGATGGCGAGGAAAACAAGGTCGATGTCTGCAACGTGATCCCGGCCATGAAAGCGGGACGCATTGCCGAGATTGCCGGGGTGACCGAGGGCAACTGGGCGCCGGTCAATGCCAAGGATATGTCATCGAAGATTGACGGCGATGTCCATATATTGGGTGATGCCGCCGCACAGGGCGACATGCCCAAATCCGGTTTTGCGGCCAACAGTCAGGCCAAGGTGGCGGCGATGGCCATTCGCGGTGCGCTGACCGGCTCCAAGGTCTTTCCGGCGAAATTCTCCAACACCTGTTGGTCACTGATTGACACGGATGATGGTGTCAAGGTCGGAGCGACCTACAAGGCAACGGATGAGAAGATCGCCAAGGTCGATGGCTTCATTTCCAAGACGGGCGAGAGCTCGGCAGTCCGGGCGCAGAATTTCAAGGAATCCGAAGGCTGGTATGCGGGCATTACCAAGGACATGTTTGGCTAG
- a CDS encoding DUF302 domain-containing protein produces the protein MKKWIAVGAMLAVGLFGQAAAADDHMAKVATVYPFEGSFDDATFAVESAIVDKGLVIDYVSHTGEMLARTAADVGSDKKLFDGADVFLFCSAVLSRKVMEADPMNIAHCPYGIFVADRDGKVMIGYRNMPEGPMQEVQALLDDIVKAALEE, from the coding sequence ATGAAAAAGTGGATTGCGGTTGGTGCAATGCTGGCAGTTGGCTTGTTTGGCCAAGCTGCCGCGGCGGATGATCACATGGCCAAGGTGGCAACGGTTTATCCGTTCGAAGGTTCATTTGACGATGCGACCTTTGCGGTGGAAAGCGCGATTGTCGACAAGGGGCTGGTGATTGACTATGTGAGCCATACAGGCGAGATGCTGGCGCGCACGGCGGCTGATGTGGGCAGTGACAAGAAACTGTTCGATGGGGCTGATGTGTTTCTGTTCTGCTCGGCGGTGCTGTCGCGCAAGGTGATGGAAGCGGATCCGATGAATATTGCCCATTGTCCCTATGGCATCTTTGTTGCCGACCGGGACGGCAAGGTGATGATCGGCTATCGCAACATGCCCGAAGGCCCGATGCAGGAAGTGCAGGCCTTGCTGGATGATATCGTCAAGGCAGCGCTTGAAGAGTGA
- a CDS encoding YeeE/YedE family protein: protein MEAFIEVLIEQFGDDGVMMLAGLCVGLVFGAAAQHSRFCLRASIVETAEAKLGGKLAIWLLAFSAAVLFVQLAILLEYLDASQSRQLSAVGSMSGAIVGGVLFGVGMILSRGCASRLLVLSATGNLRALVTGLVLTLVAQASLRGVLSPVREAVGGWWLVDGGEARNLLSLIGLSSKGAVLITLVVMIAALGLALKRSVRWSHIVGALLVGFAVALGWGFTYQIAQVSFEPIALQSVTFTGPSTDTLMTFVNQSELDLGFGVGLVPGVFIGAALMSLVTGDFEIQRFGSDVKMERYLLGAFLMGFGAMLAGGCAVGAGMTGGSIFAITAWVAVFSMWMGGLLAMALLEGKHPFKSRVRA, encoded by the coding sequence ATGGAAGCCTTTATCGAAGTCCTGATTGAACAATTTGGCGACGACGGCGTGATGATGCTGGCGGGGCTTTGTGTCGGGTTGGTGTTCGGGGCCGCTGCGCAACATTCGCGCTTTTGCCTGAGGGCCTCCATTGTGGAGACGGCAGAGGCCAAACTGGGGGGGAAGCTGGCCATCTGGTTGCTGGCGTTTTCCGCAGCGGTCCTGTTTGTTCAGCTTGCCATCCTGCTTGAGTATCTTGATGCGTCGCAATCACGACAATTGTCAGCGGTCGGCAGCATGTCCGGAGCGATTGTCGGCGGCGTGTTGTTCGGGGTGGGAATGATCCTGTCGCGTGGCTGTGCAAGCCGGCTGCTGGTTCTGTCGGCCACGGGCAACTTGCGGGCCTTGGTGACGGGACTGGTGCTGACGTTGGTGGCACAGGCCTCGTTGCGCGGGGTGTTGTCGCCCGTGCGGGAAGCGGTCGGCGGCTGGTGGCTGGTTGATGGCGGGGAAGCGCGGAACCTGTTATCTCTCATCGGTCTGTCGTCCAAAGGCGCTGTCCTGATCACTCTGGTTGTGATGATCGCTGCGCTGGGGCTGGCGCTCAAGCGGTCGGTGCGCTGGAGTCATATTGTCGGGGCCTTGTTGGTGGGCTTCGCGGTTGCCCTTGGCTGGGGCTTCACCTATCAAATTGCGCAAGTGTCATTCGAGCCGATCGCTTTGCAGAGTGTCACCTTCACCGGACCGTCGACCGACACCTTGATGACCTTCGTCAATCAGTCGGAGCTTGATTTGGGGTTCGGGGTTGGTCTGGTGCCGGGGGTGTTCATTGGTGCGGCCCTGATGTCCCTTGTGACCGGAGACTTCGAAATTCAGCGCTTTGGCTCTGATGTCAAAATGGAGCGTTATCTGCTGGGGGCCTTTCTGATGGGCTTTGGTGCGATGCTGGCCGGAGGCTGTGCGGTCGGAGCAGGGATGACCGGCGGATCGATCTTTGCAATCACAGCCTGGGTGGCGGTTTTCTCGATGTGGATGGGTGGGCTTCTTGCGATGGCCTTGCTTGAAGGGAAGCATCCGTTCAAATCGCGCGTCAGGGCGTGA
- a CDS encoding MBL fold metallo-hydrolase, whose protein sequence is MNRRIPSTLAAGLLLLGLSTSLMASEDIADQYPGSVLYSKPVEFIPNVYSAIGATAPPTYENSGHNNNLSFIITGDGVVVINSGGAYSLAKALHEEIKALTDQPVKLVICENGQGHAMLGNTYWAEQGVKIIAHEAAADEFADRGPQSLSAMQKLNKEKAEGTKLTPPTETFTDAYLVEMGDYRIEARYLGPAHSHGDIVVWLPEQSLVISGDMAFHERMLPLFEDTMTADWLETWDTAFEALNATYVIPGHGHPTNMDQVRRYTKGYLEYLREKIREHLDKDGTLEDAYYVDQSPYKHLDTFEELARKNAGRVYEQMEFE, encoded by the coding sequence ATGAACAGACGCATCCCTTCCACCCTCGCCGCGGGCCTTCTGCTGCTTGGCCTCAGCACTTCGTTGATGGCCAGTGAAGACATTGCCGATCAATATCCCGGCTCAGTGCTATATTCAAAACCGGTTGAGTTCATCCCCAATGTCTATTCCGCCATCGGGGCCACAGCACCACCGACCTATGAGAATAGCGGCCACAACAACAATCTTTCCTTCATCATCACCGGCGATGGTGTGGTGGTGATCAACAGCGGCGGCGCCTATAGTCTCGCCAAGGCATTGCATGAGGAAATCAAGGCGCTTACTGACCAGCCGGTGAAACTGGTCATTTGCGAAAATGGCCAAGGCCACGCCATGCTTGGCAACACCTACTGGGCTGAGCAAGGGGTAAAAATCATCGCCCACGAGGCAGCGGCTGACGAATTTGCTGACCGCGGCCCTCAAAGCCTCAGCGCCATGCAAAAGCTCAACAAAGAAAAGGCCGAAGGCACAAAGTTGACCCCGCCGACCGAAACATTCACCGACGCCTATCTGGTCGAGATGGGCGATTACCGCATCGAAGCGCGCTATCTCGGCCCCGCTCATAGCCATGGCGACATCGTTGTTTGGCTGCCTGAGCAAAGCCTCGTTATTTCTGGTGACATGGCCTTCCATGAACGCATGCTGCCGCTGTTCGAAGACACCATGACCGCCGATTGGCTGGAAACATGGGACACCGCCTTTGAGGCCTTGAATGCCACCTATGTCATTCCCGGCCATGGCCACCCGACCAACATGGATCAGGTGCGGCGTTACACCAAGGGGTATCTGGAATATCTACGCGAGAAAATCCGCGAACATCTCGACAAGGATGGCACACTCGAAGACGCCTATTATGTTGATCAGTCGCCTTACAAGCATCTGGATACATTCGAAGAGTTGGCCAGAAAGAATGCCGGACGCGTCTATGAGCAGATGGAATTTGAATAG
- a CDS encoding MBL fold metallo-hydrolase, translated as MTTRRDFLKGSAAMMAAMALTPPSIAWAKNSLTLGKKQIDTIHDGTLVLPGSFIFEPMPKDELAPILTQYHLTSDRLEPECNMTLVRDGEKVILFDVGSGPNFQPTAGKALEALEALDLSVEDVTHIVFTHAHPDHLWGLLDDFDDPLFPNATHMIGKAEWDYWMDPNTVNTIGTARTAFAVGAQRRLEVIEDAITFFKDGEEILPGIAARASIGHTPGHMSFEIRDGSESLMIIGDAIGNHHVAFEKPDWASGSDQDQPKAAKTRLGLLDQIASENMRLIGFHLPDGGMGHAEKHNGGFRFIPEV; from the coding sequence ATGACCACAAGACGCGATTTTCTGAAAGGCAGTGCAGCCATGATGGCTGCCATGGCCTTGACGCCACCCAGCATTGCTTGGGCAAAAAACAGCCTGACGCTGGGCAAAAAGCAGATTGATACGATCCATGACGGCACGCTTGTCCTGCCGGGCAGCTTCATTTTCGAGCCAATGCCTAAGGATGAGCTGGCCCCGATCCTCACACAATATCATCTCACAAGTGACAGGCTTGAACCCGAATGCAACATGACCCTCGTGCGTGATGGCGAGAAGGTAATCCTGTTTGACGTTGGCTCCGGGCCCAATTTCCAACCGACCGCCGGCAAGGCCCTTGAGGCTCTGGAAGCCCTTGATCTCAGCGTTGAGGACGTCACCCATATTGTCTTCACCCATGCCCATCCAGATCATCTCTGGGGCTTGCTCGACGATTTCGATGATCCCCTCTTCCCCAACGCCACCCATATGATTGGCAAAGCGGAATGGGATTACTGGATGGATCCCAACACCGTCAACACCATCGGCACGGCCAGAACCGCCTTTGCCGTCGGCGCTCAACGCCGCCTTGAAGTGATCGAAGATGCGATCACCTTCTTCAAGGATGGCGAGGAAATCCTGCCCGGCATTGCGGCCCGCGCCAGCATCGGCCACACACCCGGCCACATGTCGTTCGAGATCCGTGATGGCAGCGAAAGCCTGATGATCATCGGCGACGCCATCGGCAACCACCATGTCGCCTTCGAGAAACCAGATTGGGCCTCCGGCTCCGATCAGGACCAGCCAAAAGCCGCCAAAACCCGCCTTGGTCTGCTCGACCAGATTGCCAGCGAGAATATGCGGCTGATCGGCTTCCATTTGCCCGATGGTGGCATGGGCCATGCCGAGAAACATAATGGCGGCTTCCGCTTCATACCGGAGGTTTGA